One Aquisediminimonas profunda genomic region harbors:
- a CDS encoding ABC transporter transmembrane domain-containing protein, translated as MSDETKPENGNRKLGSLRMVWGFAVQYPGRIACAGLSLLIAAAATLAIPNGFRLVIDRGFAASGGDVGRWFEYLLMIVTVLAIATASRFYFVSWLGERVVADVRSAVLNNLLRLSPSYFEVNRPAEVASRITADTTLIEQVVGTTMSVALRNIVLGIGGIAYLFTLAPKLTAMLLLGIPLVVVPAILIGRRLRETSRKSQDRIADVGVIVVEVLAAMKIVQAFGQERREGARFSGAVEHAFGTARRRIVIRSILTAFMILMMFGAVTMVMWQGALDVQAGRMTGGSIAAFVLTGGFVAGSFGALAEVYGDLVRGSGAAARLTELLSEQPGIAAPEHPVSLPEPPEGRIEFDHVRFRYPTRPETSALSDFSLVINPGETVAVVGPSGAGKTTLFQLIQRFYDPESGTIRVDGVALPDADPAAVRARIAMVPQETVIFAASARDNLRYGRWDADDDALWAAAEAANAAEFLRQLPDGLDTYMGEGGARLSGGQRQRIAIARAILRDAPILLLDEATSALDAESERLVQDALDRLIHQRTTIVIAHRLATVRAADRIIVMSEGRIVEEGNHESLSRAGGLYARLARMQFEGLAA; from the coding sequence ATGTCAGATGAAACCAAGCCGGAAAACGGCAATCGCAAGCTCGGCAGCCTCCGGATGGTTTGGGGCTTTGCGGTCCAATATCCGGGGCGCATTGCATGTGCCGGGCTCTCGCTTCTGATCGCTGCGGCTGCCACGCTTGCCATTCCCAACGGCTTTCGCCTTGTCATTGACCGAGGCTTTGCCGCGTCTGGCGGCGATGTTGGCCGCTGGTTCGAATATCTGCTGATGATCGTCACTGTACTGGCCATCGCGACGGCCAGCCGTTTCTATTTCGTCTCCTGGTTGGGGGAGCGGGTCGTTGCCGATGTCCGCAGTGCAGTGCTCAACAATTTGCTGCGGCTGTCGCCCAGCTATTTCGAGGTCAATCGCCCGGCCGAGGTCGCATCGCGCATCACGGCCGACACAACCCTGATCGAACAGGTGGTGGGAACGACGATGTCGGTCGCGCTGCGCAATATTGTGCTTGGTATTGGAGGCATTGCCTACCTCTTCACACTGGCACCCAAGCTGACCGCGATGCTCCTGCTGGGCATCCCGCTTGTGGTGGTTCCGGCGATCCTGATCGGTCGCAGGCTCCGCGAAACATCTCGCAAGAGCCAGGACCGGATTGCCGATGTGGGTGTCATTGTCGTCGAAGTGCTGGCTGCCATGAAAATTGTTCAGGCTTTTGGACAGGAACGCCGCGAAGGCGCACGTTTTTCGGGTGCCGTCGAACATGCCTTTGGAACGGCGCGCAGGCGGATCGTCATACGGTCCATCCTCACGGCGTTCATGATCCTGATGATGTTTGGCGCCGTCACGATGGTCATGTGGCAGGGTGCGCTCGACGTTCAGGCCGGTCGGATGACCGGTGGCTCGATTGCCGCATTCGTCCTCACGGGCGGGTTTGTGGCCGGCTCTTTCGGAGCATTGGCTGAAGTCTATGGCGATCTCGTCAGGGGTTCCGGCGCGGCGGCTCGACTAACCGAACTTCTTTCGGAACAACCCGGCATCGCAGCTCCGGAACATCCGGTCAGCCTGCCTGAACCGCCTGAAGGGCGGATCGAATTTGATCATGTCCGGTTCCGCTATCCGACGCGTCCGGAGACCAGTGCTCTTTCCGATTTCTCGCTGGTCATCAATCCAGGCGAAACGGTTGCGGTTGTCGGTCCTTCGGGCGCGGGCAAGACAACGCTCTTCCAGTTGATACAGCGGTTCTATGACCCCGAAAGCGGGACCATCCGGGTGGATGGTGTTGCGCTCCCCGATGCAGACCCCGCTGCCGTGCGCGCGCGCATTGCCATGGTACCACAGGAAACCGTGATCTTTGCTGCCAGTGCGCGCGACAATCTTCGCTATGGCCGCTGGGATGCGGACGATGATGCGCTCTGGGCTGCAGCGGAGGCCGCCAATGCGGCGGAATTTCTCCGCCAGCTGCCCGACGGGCTTGATACCTACATGGGTGAAGGCGGCGCGCGCCTCTCAGGCGGGCAACGCCAGCGGATCGCGATTGCCCGCGCCATCCTGCGCGACGCGCCGATCCTCTTGCTTGATGAAGCGACATCGGCACTCGATGCCGAATCAGAACGTTTGGTTCAGGATGCACTCGACCGGCTGATCCACCAAAGGACGACAATCGTGATTGCCCATCGCCTTGCCACAGTGCGTGCGGCGGATCGTATTATCGTGATGAGTGAAGGCCGCATCGTCGAAGAAGGCAATCACGAAAGCCTGAGTCGTGCCGGCGGCCTTTATGCGCGGCTGGCCCGGATGCAGTTCGAAGGCCTCGCCGCCTGA
- a CDS encoding polyhydroxyalkanoate depolymerase: protein MIYNAYEMQRSWLAGASALAHSSAEFLSNPANPFAYFGGGEILASALNVFAHASAPRGKPAFGLDHTLIDGEIVPVREEIVLQKPFGQLKRFVREGVETGPKLLIVAPMSGHYATLLRGTVERMLPKHDVYITDWRDARNVPLSEGHFDLDDYVDYLIEFLEVLGPGAHMLAVCQPSVPAYAAVAVMSAAKNKCLPKTLTLMGGPIDTRKAPTSVNTLATQRPHSWFANTVIATVPYSYPGAGRKVYPGFLQLAGFMSMNLGNHMMSHWEMFKHLVVGDDDSADATKDFYDEYRSVCDMTAEFYLQTIDVVFQRHALPDGEYLHRGEKVDPKAIIKVALLAIEGERDDISGLGQTKAALEISTGLEANLKRYYMAEGTGHYGIFNGSKWREKIAPVVEDWIASHD from the coding sequence ATGATTTACAACGCCTATGAAATGCAACGCTCCTGGCTTGCGGGGGCCAGTGCATTGGCCCACAGCAGCGCAGAGTTCCTGAGCAACCCGGCGAATCCGTTCGCTTATTTCGGCGGTGGAGAGATACTCGCATCCGCCCTCAATGTCTTCGCCCATGCCTCTGCGCCGCGCGGGAAGCCAGCGTTCGGGCTTGATCACACGCTGATCGACGGCGAAATCGTGCCGGTCCGTGAAGAGATTGTCCTGCAAAAGCCCTTCGGCCAACTGAAGCGCTTCGTGCGCGAAGGCGTTGAGACCGGGCCCAAGCTCCTGATCGTCGCGCCGATGTCCGGCCATTATGCCACGCTGCTGCGCGGCACGGTCGAACGGATGCTGCCCAAGCACGATGTCTACATTACCGACTGGCGCGACGCCCGGAACGTTCCGCTGAGCGAAGGCCATTTCGACCTGGACGATTATGTCGACTATTTGATCGAATTTCTCGAAGTGCTCGGCCCCGGTGCGCACATGCTTGCTGTCTGCCAACCTTCAGTGCCAGCCTATGCGGCAGTGGCGGTCATGTCAGCGGCCAAGAACAAGTGCCTGCCAAAAACACTGACCTTGATGGGCGGACCGATCGATACGCGAAAGGCGCCGACATCGGTCAATACGCTGGCCACGCAGCGCCCGCACAGCTGGTTTGCCAATACAGTGATTGCAACAGTGCCCTATTCCTATCCCGGAGCGGGACGAAAGGTTTATCCGGGTTTTCTCCAGCTTGCCGGCTTCATGTCGATGAATCTCGGTAACCACATGATGAGCCATTGGGAGATGTTCAAACACCTCGTCGTCGGCGATGATGACAGCGCTGATGCGACCAAGGATTTCTACGACGAATATCGTTCCGTCTGCGACATGACCGCGGAATTCTATCTGCAGACGATCGATGTTGTCTTCCAGCGCCACGCCCTGCCCGATGGCGAATATCTGCATCGCGGGGAAAAGGTGGATCCCAAGGCTATTATCAAAGTTGCGCTGCTGGCCATCGAGGGCGAGCGCGACGATATTTCCGGCCTCGGCCAGACAAAGGCTGCGCTTGAAATCTCGACTGGACTGGAAGCGAACCTGAAGCGCTACTATATGGCGGAAGGAACTGGCCACTACGGCATCTTCAACGGCAGCAAATGGCGAGAGAAGATTGCCCCGGTGGTCGAAGACTGGATCGCTTCGCACGATTAG
- the msrA gene encoding peptide-methionine (S)-S-oxide reductase MsrA, producing the protein MSQSQAILAGGCFWCTEAVFQSLNGVSGVESGYIGGTVTNPTYRQVCGGDTGHAEAIRVTFDPEQISYADLLDIFFATHDPTQLNRQGNDVGTQYRSAIFPDGPEQEAEARAAIVRNQSDWPLPIVTTIEPMATWYPAEDYHQEYWNGEGQRNPYCLAVIPPKLAKLRKGYAERLKAS; encoded by the coding sequence ATGTCTCAAAGTCAAGCCATTCTAGCCGGCGGCTGCTTCTGGTGCACCGAAGCCGTGTTTCAATCCCTCAACGGCGTCTCGGGCGTGGAAAGCGGCTATATCGGCGGGACGGTCACCAACCCGACCTATCGGCAGGTCTGTGGCGGGGACACAGGCCATGCGGAAGCCATTCGCGTGACGTTCGATCCCGAACAGATTTCCTATGCCGACCTGCTCGACATCTTCTTTGCAACGCACGATCCGACCCAGCTCAACCGGCAGGGCAACGATGTGGGTACGCAATACAGGTCAGCCATCTTTCCCGATGGACCGGAGCAAGAGGCAGAAGCGCGCGCTGCCATCGTGCGCAACCAGTCCGACTGGCCCCTGCCCATTGTGACCACGATCGAACCGATGGCCACATGGTATCCGGCCGAAGACTATCATCAGGAATATTGGAACGGCGAAGGCCAGCGCAATCCCTATTGCCTCGCAGTCATTCCGCCCAAGCTTGCCAAACTCAGGAAGGGCTATGCAGAGCGCTTGAAGGCGAGTTGA
- a CDS encoding toll/interleukin-1 receptor domain-containing protein, whose translation MYPDLGEGSRLRYSAFISYNHKDRMWANWLLKQLERYTIPKRLHGQDSPLGILGKRLPPVFQDREELAASSDLAQSVRDALLESASLIVICSPHSARSRWVNEEIRTYIALGRRDRIQLLVVDGEARTPNLADSEDDNASFPPALLEGGGQEPLAADLRDEADGKRAAVLKLLAGLLGVGYDELRQREQARRQKRLAIITGTSAVGFVLMSGLAGLAVIARNDAIAQRDIARQKTMTAERTVEFVKSLFEVSDPSEAKGAKITAQEILDKGAVRISQSLGDEPTVKAELMTTLSQVYLGLGAYKKGDQIIRDSLRLNVDDPGVRARQLMALGDSQTRQGEYQKAIATYGEALKLARDADRGNPELVSPILIGLGEAKSAIADYRGAEADIRTALALDIARHGNRNPTVARDLEALGLNSLTDGELAKARPLFERALQIRVPIQGIAHPRVSEDLNELGSIAYLQRDSAAAERYWLRALRSDELVLGPNHPDVAITINNVARVMLERRAFAQAYPLLQRAVVINLQQRSETHDDLAFTFANLAIAERGLNRPVEAERLFRKALMAAEMHKHRNRAPILTELADLLCERRAFPEAFAMLAQAEPIMRSDYPDDPWRSAWVANTKGGCLIESGKPDEARPILIESMPELRKRWTPSSLFGHRAEQRLNRLPQRTSSPRN comes from the coding sequence GTGTATCCTGACCTTGGGGAGGGATCACGACTGCGCTACTCGGCCTTCATCAGCTACAACCACAAGGATCGGATGTGGGCGAACTGGCTGCTCAAGCAGCTTGAGCGATACACCATTCCGAAAAGGCTGCACGGCCAAGATTCCCCTCTTGGTATCCTCGGGAAACGGCTCCCTCCGGTTTTCCAGGATCGCGAGGAACTCGCCGCGTCGAGTGACCTGGCACAATCCGTCAGGGATGCGCTGCTCGAATCTGCGAGTCTCATTGTCATCTGCTCGCCCCACTCTGCTCGTTCGCGATGGGTGAATGAAGAGATTCGCACCTATATTGCTCTCGGGCGGCGCGACCGGATCCAGCTGCTGGTCGTCGATGGGGAAGCCCGCACGCCAAATCTTGCCGATTCCGAGGACGACAATGCCAGCTTTCCGCCAGCTTTGCTGGAAGGTGGAGGCCAAGAGCCACTCGCAGCCGATCTTCGGGACGAAGCAGATGGGAAAAGAGCCGCTGTCCTGAAGTTGCTCGCGGGTCTGCTGGGAGTTGGATATGACGAACTGCGACAGCGGGAACAGGCCAGGCGGCAAAAGCGACTGGCGATTATTACGGGGACCTCGGCGGTCGGCTTCGTCTTGATGTCCGGCCTGGCCGGCTTGGCGGTCATCGCCCGGAACGATGCTATCGCGCAACGCGATATAGCCCGCCAGAAAACCATGACTGCGGAGCGGACGGTCGAATTCGTCAAGTCGCTTTTCGAAGTATCCGATCCGTCAGAGGCGAAGGGCGCAAAGATTACTGCGCAGGAGATTCTCGACAAAGGCGCGGTGCGGATCTCCCAGTCTCTGGGCGATGAACCGACGGTCAAGGCAGAGCTTATGACCACGCTCAGCCAGGTCTATCTCGGGCTTGGTGCCTACAAGAAGGGTGACCAGATCATCCGTGATTCCCTGCGGCTGAATGTTGATGATCCAGGCGTGCGCGCACGGCAGCTGATGGCTCTGGGAGATTCCCAGACGCGGCAGGGCGAATATCAAAAGGCAATTGCGACGTATGGCGAGGCTCTGAAATTGGCGCGAGACGCGGATAGGGGCAATCCCGAACTCGTGTCTCCGATCCTGATTGGGTTGGGCGAAGCAAAGTCCGCGATCGCTGATTATCGGGGTGCCGAAGCTGACATTCGGACCGCACTGGCCCTCGATATTGCCAGACACGGAAATCGGAATCCAACCGTCGCGCGCGATCTGGAAGCGCTTGGTCTCAACTCTTTGACAGATGGTGAACTGGCAAAGGCGAGGCCTCTTTTTGAACGCGCGCTGCAAATTCGCGTTCCAATACAGGGCATTGCCCATCCCCGTGTTTCCGAAGATCTCAATGAGCTTGGTTCGATCGCCTATCTGCAGCGTGATTCTGCGGCGGCGGAACGATACTGGTTGCGTGCGTTACGTTCCGACGAACTGGTCCTTGGGCCGAACCATCCGGACGTCGCGATCACGATCAACAATGTTGCCCGCGTCATGCTTGAAAGGCGGGCGTTCGCGCAGGCCTATCCACTGCTGCAGCGCGCCGTCGTCATCAACCTACAGCAGCGCAGTGAAACACATGATGATCTTGCCTTTACCTTTGCCAATCTTGCAATTGCAGAGCGCGGCCTGAACCGTCCAGTTGAAGCGGAAAGACTTTTCCGCAAGGCCTTGATGGCGGCCGAGATGCACAAACATCGCAACCGGGCCCCGATTCTGACCGAACTGGCTGACCTTCTATGCGAGAGGCGGGCATTTCCTGAAGCATTTGCAATGCTTGCGCAGGCGGAGCCGATCATGCGATCGGATTATCCCGACGATCCTTGGCGATCGGCTTGGGTCGCAAACACGAAAGGCGGTTGTCTGATCGAAAGCGGCAAGCCAGATGAGGCCCGGCCAATCCTCATTGAGAGCATGCCCGAATTGCGGAAGCGATGGACGCCATCCTCGCTTTTTGGGCACAGGGCCGAACAGCGACTAAACCGACTGCCCCAACGAACCAGCAGCCCGCGAAACTGA
- a CDS encoding adenylate/guanylate cyclase domain-containing protein codes for MISIDLDAAHEEIRKALARGNMFKVFELAREGLLAWPEDPQFRFLQTLSLARLGEPYAAIQSYDRNRVSEIGTEDAIALKARLLKDLALRAGPAEQAGLFRQSSETYHQASMLDDGYFSRINEATTAFLSGDRDRAVALAEAIVRRPEIFTPKDYFAAATLGEAQLLCGNFAEAAEAFKAARCLPDANPGGMASTTRQVGIILAHLTINTDLRETLLAAIRPAPILHYCGHMFSDHWSGARALALQIAAALDETGSSIAYGSLACGADIMIAEAIIGRGGEVHVVLPFAEDDFLETSVKMGGQEWLPRYEHARALAASVTFAAQMPFVNDDHQFAYCSKLAMGTARLRSKTMQTHAVQLAVWDGTPGTSVAGTAADIAEWRSQNGATRIIYVEQNRPRLALPPPKAVTTQTSRSIHAIIFADFSGFSKLSEQLLPDFLNFVMGAIGTILGNHGDAVLYRNSWGDAIYCVIRTPNEAARIALEIQTALDPALLHKAGLPEEGGMRISLHCGPIYEDFDPIQQARTFYGTEVTLAARIEPRVPVGAIYTTQQFAALIETKDAHPFQFEYVGKMELAKDYGARILYRLTQTVAEMNSG; via the coding sequence ATGATCAGCATAGACCTGGACGCGGCCCACGAGGAGATCCGAAAGGCGCTGGCGCGCGGCAACATGTTCAAAGTCTTTGAGCTGGCCCGTGAAGGTTTGCTCGCATGGCCTGAGGACCCGCAGTTCCGTTTCCTCCAGACACTTTCGCTCGCACGGCTCGGCGAACCCTATGCCGCCATCCAATCCTATGATCGCAACCGTGTCTCAGAGATCGGCACAGAGGATGCAATCGCCCTCAAAGCGCGGTTGCTGAAGGATCTTGCGCTTCGCGCCGGTCCTGCAGAACAGGCCGGCCTCTTTCGGCAATCGAGTGAAACATATCATCAGGCCAGCATGCTTGATGACGGATATTTTTCGAGGATCAATGAAGCCACAACGGCATTCCTCTCGGGAGATCGTGATCGTGCCGTTGCCTTGGCCGAAGCGATTGTCCGTCGTCCGGAGATTTTTACACCAAAAGACTATTTTGCCGCGGCGACACTGGGCGAAGCACAGTTGCTGTGTGGCAATTTTGCAGAAGCAGCGGAGGCGTTCAAGGCGGCGCGTTGCCTTCCCGACGCCAATCCCGGTGGCATGGCCTCAACCACGCGCCAGGTTGGCATCATCTTGGCGCATCTCACGATCAACACGGACCTTCGGGAAACGCTGCTTGCCGCGATCCGGCCCGCTCCAATTCTCCATTATTGCGGCCATATGTTTTCGGATCATTGGAGCGGCGCTCGCGCGTTGGCATTGCAAATAGCTGCCGCCCTTGATGAGACCGGTTCGTCGATCGCCTATGGGTCGCTTGCTTGTGGTGCCGATATCATGATTGCCGAAGCAATCATCGGACGGGGTGGCGAGGTTCACGTCGTATTGCCATTTGCAGAAGATGACTTTCTTGAGACTTCGGTGAAAATGGGCGGGCAGGAATGGCTGCCCCGATACGAACATGCCCGCGCGCTGGCTGCTTCTGTTACCTTTGCCGCGCAAATGCCATTCGTGAATGACGATCATCAGTTTGCCTATTGTTCGAAGCTGGCCATGGGCACGGCGCGATTGCGATCGAAGACTATGCAAACGCACGCTGTGCAACTCGCGGTATGGGATGGAACCCCCGGCACTTCGGTTGCCGGAACCGCTGCCGACATTGCCGAATGGCGCAGCCAGAACGGTGCCACGAGAATCATTTATGTCGAGCAGAATAGACCTCGCCTTGCGCTGCCTCCCCCTAAGGCTGTGACCACACAAACCTCCCGGTCAATCCATGCAATCATTTTTGCCGACTTCTCCGGCTTTTCGAAATTGAGCGAACAATTGCTGCCGGACTTCCTCAATTTCGTCATGGGCGCGATCGGCACCATCCTGGGCAATCATGGAGATGCCGTTCTGTATCGGAACAGTTGGGGGGATGCGATCTACTGCGTAATCAGAACGCCCAATGAGGCTGCACGGATCGCCTTGGAAATTCAAACGGCGCTAGATCCAGCTCTACTCCATAAGGCGGGCCTTCCCGAAGAGGGCGGCATGAGGATCAGCCTCCATTGCGGTCCGATCTATGAAGATTTCGATCCGATACAGCAGGCGCGCACATTTTACGGAACGGAAGTCACGCTCGCAGCGCGGATCGAACCGCGCGTTCCGGTGGGCGCCATTTACACGACCCAGCAGTTTGCGGCCCTGATCGAGACGAAGGACGCACATCCTTTCCAGTTTGAATATGTCGGCAAAATGGAGCTGGCCAAAGACTATGGCGCGCGCATTCTCTACCGGCTGACACAGACAGTCGCGGAAATGAATTCCGGGTAA
- a CDS encoding PEPxxWA-CTERM sorting domain-containing protein produces MRALAFFGMAVLSASLTLLPSSAEARRTAIDQDPNGNPITTLLSGYCDLNGDDCNPITDGLTLPYSVSFGGGAFTSKVFIHGNSIVTFGQPINFAPFVTAITNGVNDGSLPTSQQYGPKTLINAGQILDLDPLGNGGFYQSGSLSLLSNGVIFAEWFTCLKPGPLCHANSYSITLTPTTGGFDGLFQFGPDGVDYTKYQLALADREFMVEGVAGADGKIGSPTPYGSTFFMPATFRGLGLSAVPEPSVWAMLILGFGFVGASMRRRAERVSTAKGQQTSI; encoded by the coding sequence ATGCGCGCACTTGCCTTTTTTGGAATGGCCGTGCTGTCGGCCAGTTTGACCTTGTTGCCGTCCTCCGCCGAAGCTCGGCGTACGGCGATTGACCAGGATCCTAACGGCAACCCGATCACGACGCTTCTCAGCGGGTATTGCGATCTGAATGGCGATGATTGCAACCCGATCACCGATGGGCTGACTTTGCCGTACAGTGTTAGCTTTGGTGGAGGAGCTTTCACCAGCAAGGTGTTCATTCACGGGAACAGCATTGTTACGTTCGGTCAACCAATCAACTTTGCACCATTTGTAACGGCGATTACCAATGGCGTGAATGACGGATCGCTTCCGACGTCCCAACAATATGGACCAAAAACGCTTATTAATGCTGGACAGATCCTCGACCTTGATCCGCTCGGCAATGGTGGATTCTATCAGAGCGGTTCGCTCAGCCTCCTCAGCAACGGCGTGATCTTTGCGGAATGGTTCACATGCTTGAAGCCCGGCCCTCTGTGTCATGCCAATTCATATTCTATCACCTTGACTCCAACGACTGGCGGGTTCGACGGCCTTTTTCAATTTGGCCCGGATGGCGTTGATTACACCAAGTACCAGCTTGCTTTGGCTGATAGAGAATTCATGGTCGAAGGCGTTGCCGGAGCGGATGGCAAAATTGGAAGCCCTACGCCCTATGGCAGCACCTTTTTCATGCCCGCCACTTTCCGAGGGTTGGGACTGTCTGCAGTGCCTGAACCGTCCGTCTGGGCCATGTTGATCCTTGGCTTCGGGTTTGTGGGAGCAAGCATGAGAAGGCGGGCGGAGCGCGTTTCGACGGCAAAAGGACAACAAACCTCAATTTAG
- a CDS encoding L-threonylcarbamoyladenylate synthase, producing METERPPFETHVQPFGTEAIATAAALIAQGQCVAMPTETVYGLAADATNGIAVAGIYAAKGRPSFNPLIVHVPDLATAEKIAILNPAARDLAQRFWPGPLTLVLPLRPDSGIASLATAGLKTIALRVPAHPAMLALLAACGKPLAAPSANASGSISPTCAAHVLKSLGGRIPMIIDAGPTSLGLESTIVAVAEDGAIRLLRPGPIDLGLALSQTGAIEAPGQLASHYAPAKPLRLDATSGGQDEWLIGFGDIQGEATLSASGDLVEAAAKLFSALHDAEASASQRIAVAPIPATGLGMAILDRLRRAAA from the coding sequence GTGGAGACTGAAAGACCGCCTTTCGAAACGCATGTCCAGCCTTTTGGCACAGAAGCGATTGCAACGGCCGCAGCGCTGATCGCGCAGGGGCAGTGCGTCGCTATGCCCACCGAAACGGTCTATGGCCTTGCTGCCGACGCGACGAACGGTATCGCAGTTGCGGGAATTTACGCCGCGAAAGGTCGCCCAAGCTTCAATCCGCTGATCGTCCATGTTCCCGATCTGGCAACGGCAGAAAAGATCGCGATCTTGAACCCTGCAGCGCGCGACCTTGCTCAGCGCTTTTGGCCAGGCCCCTTGACGCTCGTTCTTCCGCTCCGGCCCGACAGCGGGATCGCCAGCCTCGCAACCGCCGGCTTGAAGACGATTGCGCTCCGCGTTCCAGCCCACCCCGCGATGCTGGCCTTGCTCGCGGCCTGCGGCAAGCCGCTTGCCGCACCTTCCGCCAACGCAAGCGGCAGCATCAGCCCGACCTGTGCAGCACATGTCCTCAAATCCTTGGGAGGGCGCATCCCAATGATCATCGATGCGGGGCCGACGAGTCTCGGCCTTGAATCCACGATCGTTGCGGTGGCTGAAGATGGAGCAATCCGCTTGCTCCGCCCCGGCCCGATCGACCTTGGCCTCGCGCTGTCACAGACCGGCGCAATCGAAGCGCCCGGTCAGCTTGCCAGTCACTATGCGCCCGCAAAGCCGCTTCGCCTTGATGCGACATCGGGGGGTCAAGATGAATGGCTGATCGGCTTTGGAGACATACAGGGCGAAGCGACGTTGAGCGCCAGCGGCGATCTCGTCGAAGCAGCAGCTAAGCTTTTCAGTGCGCTCCATGATGCTGAAGCCTCGGCGTCTCAGCGCATTGCGGTCGCACCCATTCCGGCAACCGGGCTGGGCATGGCGATTCTTGACAGGCTGCGCCGGGCTGCCGCCTGA
- a CDS encoding acyl-CoA dehydrogenase, with product MSYTPPIAEQRFVLDTVTGIAELAGHAAFAEATPDMVDAILEGAGAIAAGEWAPLNRVGDTNTPKWADGKVTMPPGFKAAYHAYVDGGWGTIDGPTGFGGQGLPHALAFVVLEDLGTANMGFTLCPILTSGAVEALLAHGSDDQRAFYLPKLVTGEWSGTMNLTEPTAGSDVGALRATATPNPDGSYNIKGTKIFITFGEHDLAENIIHLVLARTPGAPAGTRGISLFLVPKIRPDGTENDLRCVSIEHKLGIHASPTAVMSYGDNDACTGHLIGPEMGGMRAMFTMMNNARLNVGLQGVQISERATQQALGYASQRIQSARASGPGAQPVAIIEHPDVRRTLLRMKALTQGARALLYYAAAQVDWNHLGIEGARQRLDLVTPLAKAWGTDVGCEVASLGIQVHGGMGFIEETGAAQHYRDARIAPIYEGTNGIQAADLVGRKLAGDGGSGLAALIADMRAEAKDAGLVALIDAVEGIGQWMLEADVDDRLAGSVPFLTMTSVATAGWLLERQARVAAERLAVGEGDPAFLKAKQASVTFFLAHIVTEALGLAASAKAGAAMLYSLSADELAA from the coding sequence ATGTCCTACACCCCGCCCATCGCCGAACAGCGTTTCGTTCTCGACACCGTGACCGGCATTGCCGAATTGGCCGGACACGCTGCCTTCGCAGAAGCAACGCCCGACATGGTTGATGCTATCCTCGAGGGCGCGGGCGCCATTGCGGCGGGCGAATGGGCGCCACTCAACCGGGTCGGCGATACAAATACTCCCAAGTGGGCTGACGGCAAGGTCACCATGCCGCCGGGGTTCAAGGCCGCCTATCATGCCTATGTCGATGGAGGCTGGGGAACGATCGACGGGCCGACCGGGTTTGGCGGGCAAGGCCTGCCGCACGCGCTGGCCTTTGTAGTGCTTGAAGATCTCGGCACGGCCAATATGGGCTTCACACTGTGTCCGATCCTGACATCGGGCGCGGTTGAAGCCCTACTGGCCCATGGCTCCGACGACCAGCGCGCATTCTACCTTCCCAAGCTCGTGACTGGAGAATGGTCCGGCACGATGAACCTGACGGAGCCGACGGCCGGATCCGACGTCGGCGCGCTGCGTGCGACCGCGACGCCCAATCCCGATGGCAGCTACAACATCAAGGGCACGAAGATCTTCATCACCTTTGGCGAGCATGACCTTGCGGAGAATATCATCCACCTCGTCCTCGCAAGGACACCGGGCGCACCGGCCGGCACGCGGGGCATTTCGCTGTTCCTCGTTCCCAAGATCAGGCCCGACGGGACCGAGAACGATTTGCGTTGCGTGTCCATTGAGCACAAGCTGGGCATTCACGCTTCCCCGACCGCCGTCATGTCCTATGGCGACAATGACGCCTGCACAGGCCATCTGATCGGCCCGGAAATGGGCGGGATGCGGGCGATGTTCACGATGATGAACAACGCCCGGCTGAACGTCGGGCTGCAGGGCGTCCAGATTTCCGAACGCGCGACGCAGCAGGCGCTGGGCTACGCCTCCCAGCGCATCCAGTCTGCCCGCGCTTCGGGACCAGGCGCGCAGCCAGTGGCCATCATCGAGCATCCGGACGTGCGGCGGACGCTCCTGCGCATGAAGGCACTGACACAGGGCGCTCGCGCGCTGCTCTATTACGCGGCCGCACAGGTTGACTGGAATCATCTCGGGATCGAGGGCGCAAGGCAGCGGCTCGATCTTGTCACACCCCTTGCAAAGGCATGGGGAACCGATGTCGGATGCGAAGTCGCGTCATTGGGAATCCAGGTGCACGGCGGCATGGGCTTTATCGAGGAAACGGGTGCTGCCCAACATTATCGCGATGCCCGCATTGCCCCGATCTATGAGGGGACCAACGGCATACAGGCGGCAGACCTTGTCGGACGCAAACTGGCGGGTGACGGCGGCTCTGGGCTCGCAGCCCTGATTGCCGACATGCGCGCCGAAGCCAAGGACGCGGGCCTTGTGGCGTTGATCGACGCAGTGGAAGGCATCGGGCAATGGATGCTTGAGGCCGATGTTGATGATCGACTTGCCGGCAGCGTCCCCTTCCTGACGATGACATCGGTCGCAACCGCAGGCTGGCTGCTCGAACGACAGGCACGCGTGGCCGCGGAACGGCTTGCGGTGGGCGAGGGTGATCCAGCATTCCTCAAGGCCAAGCAGGCAAGCGTCACGTTTTTCCTCGCGCACATCGTGACCGAGGCCCTTGGGCTGGCCGCCTCGGCCAAGGCTGGCGCTGCGATGCTCTACTCGCTCAGCGCAGACGAGTTGGCCGCCTGA